The following are from one region of the Neurospora crassa OR74A linkage group III, whole genome shotgun sequence genome:
- a CDS encoding ribosome biogenesis protein Kri1 — MPRPKSKAAKARVTGANTDPIVPRKGLFDDDASSEDEQDGGATLGTAADLKINEEYARRFEHNKKREELHRLEEKFKSKKEGGLGEDEDEEDSSEDETEDDEGFLVTEDLDAEINATLEAIKKRDPRIYDKEAVFYTPIDADGQPVKEKKEKPMTLRDYHRERYMAGDIGADEDDAPKPKTYAEEQANLKQNILSEINAAVGEDEEWSDDDAFIKPVKKEEAPTENGVHPSRAKAIDLNELDVKNADKNPEEFLSKFMQSKAWAPADGSRWEAFESDEGEDNFPEMAEEFEHAYNMRFEDPNKSNELLKTYSRNLANAKSVRKEELTGRKKQRQLEKERKEAEKKQREEERARLRRLKIDEAAEKLSKIKKAAGLTGKELSDEEWMKFLEDAWDNDRWEEEMRKQFGEEYYAEGEGDVSGSDEEDDEDNEDGKSKKKKKKLPKKPEWDDDIDIKDIIPDFDDAPDVVLSDLDLPKPNGDDQKAEDEDADLGSDLSADEDEGRPSKKRKTTADIKKEKQAAKRAAKAELAKLEALVDTKMELDTPRALSAPKDKKYKENLFPFRYRETSPVSFGMTARDILLAPSDAALNEFAGLKKLATFRDAEKKRKERKKLGKKARLRQWRRETFGKEFEATGPTFGFEALDEDGTPLGKKDEGAIKHKKRGENKDKKSGEKKKEEKKEEKKEEKKEIAAGERGADNIIEGERKKKRKRSKNKKDSEKAEA; from the coding sequence ATGCCTCGCCCAAAGTCAAAAGCGGCGAAAGCCAGAGTCACAGGCGCCAATACCGATCCCATTGTGCCTAGAAAGGGTCTGTTCGACGATGATGCCTCCAGCGAAGACGAGCAGGACGGCGGTGCCACCCTCGGTACCGCTGCCGACTTGAAGATCAATGAGGAGTACGCCCGCCGTTTTGAACACAACAAGAAGCGCGAGGAACTCCACCGTCTCGAGGAAAAGTTCAAGTCCAAGAAGGAAGGTGGGCTAGgcgaagacgaggacgaagaggactcTTCCGAAGACGAGACCGAAGACGATGAGGGCTTCCTTGTCACCGAGGACCTCGACGCCGAAATCAACGCCACTCTAGAAGCTATCAAGAAGAGGGACCCCCGCATCTACGACAAGGAGGCCGTTTTCTACACGCCAATTGACGCCGACGGCCAGCCcgtcaaggagaagaaggagaagcccaTGACCCTGCGCGACTACCACCGCGAGAGGTACATGGCCGGTGACATCGGTGCCGACGAAGATGAcgcgcccaagcccaagacctATGCCGAGGAACAAGCCAACCTGAAGCAGAACATTCTGTCTGAGATCAATGCCGCTGTcggcgaagacgaggagtggagcgacgacgacgccttCATCAAGCccgtcaagaaggaggaggcgccTACCGAGAACGGCGTTCACCCGTCGCGCGCCAAGGCGATCGATCTTAACGAGCTCGACGTCAAGAACGCTGACAAGAACCCCGAGGAGTTCCTTTCCAAATTCATGCAGTCCAAGGCCTGGGCGCCCGCCGACGGCTCGCGCTGGGAGGCTTTCGAGTCGGACGAGGGTGAGGACAACTTCCCCGAGATGGCCGAGGAGTTCGAGCACGCCTACAACATGCGGTTCGAGGACCCCAACAAGAGCAACGAGTTGCTCAAGACGTACTCGCGTAACCTGGCCAACGCCAAGTCCGTCAGAAAGGAGGAGCTCACGGGCAGAAAGAAGCAGAGacagctcgagaaggagcgcaaggaggccgagaagaagcagcgcGAGGAGGAGCGTGCTCGTCTGCGCCGTCTCAAGATTGACGAGGCGGCCGAGAAGCTAtccaagatcaagaaggctGCCGGTCTCACCGGCAAGGAGCTGTCCGACGAGGAGTGGATGAAGTTCCTCGAGGACGCCTGGGACAACGACCGGTGGGAAGAGGAGATGCGCAAGCAGTTTGGCGAGGAGTACTACGCCGAGGGAGAAGGCGACGTGTCCGgcagcgacgaggaggacgacgaggacaacGAGGACGGCAaatccaagaagaagaagaagaagctgccCAAGAAGCCCGAGTGGGACGACGATATCGACATCAAGGACATCATCCCCGACTTCGACGACGCTCCCGATGTTGTCCTTTCCGATCTAGACCTCCCCAAGCCCAACGGCGACGACCAAAAAGCCGAAGACGAGGACGCCGACCTCGGCTCCGACCTCTCcgccgatgaagatgaaggccGTCCctccaagaagcgcaagacCACCGCCgacatcaagaaggagaagcaagCCGCCAAGCGGGCAGCCAAGGCGGAACTAGCCAAGCTTGAAGCTTTGGTCGACACCAAGATGGAACTCGACACTCCTCGCGCGCTTTCCGCccccaaggacaagaagtaCAAGGAGAACCTGTTCCCGTTCCGCTACCGCGAGACTTCGCCCGTCTCGTTCGGCATGACGGCGCGCGATATCTTGTTGGCGCCCTCGGACGCCGCGCTCAACGAGTTCGCCGGCCTCAAGAAGCTGGCTACTTTCCGCGAcgccgagaagaagcgcaaggaACGCAAGAAGCTTGGCAAGAAGGCCCGTCTCAGGCAGTGGCGTCGCGAGACGTTTGGCAAGGAGTTCGAAGCGACTGGTCCTACCTTTGGGTTCGAGGCGCTGGACGAGGATGGTACGCCCCTTGGCAAGAAGGATGAGGGTGCGATTAAGCATAAGAAGAGGGGTGagaacaaggacaagaagagtggcgagaagaagaaagaggagaagaaggaagagaagaaggaggagaagaaggagattgcTGCTGGTGAACGGGGAGCGGATAATATCATCgagggagagaggaaaaagaagaggaagagaagcaagaacaagaaggacaGTGAGAAGGCTGAGGCCTAG
- a CDS encoding GTP-binding protein YPT52, giving the protein MADTNAPKPSSSVKLVLLGEAAVGKSSLVLRFVNNDFQENKEPTIGAAFLTQKCNLPTRTIKFEIWDTAGQERFASLAPMYYRNAQAALVVYDLTKPTSLIKAKHWVAELQRQASPGIVIALVGNKLDLTSDSAGSAEASGGGDDNAEDSGDARKISTDEAKAYAEEEGLLFFETSAKTGHNVTEVFTAIANAIPETSLKSARGPGASHAGVSRTEEQRVNLNGPRDLDAKEGCAC; this is encoded by the exons ATGGCCGATACGAACGCGCCCAAGCCGAGCAGCAGCGTCAAGCTGGTGCTTCTAGGTGAAGCTGCTGTCGGAAAG TCGTCGCTCGTCCTCCGATTCGTCAACAATGACTTTCAAGAGAACAAGGAGCCCACGATAGGAG CCGCCTTCCTAACCCAGAAGTGCAACCTGCCCACGAGGACGATCAAGTTCGAGATTTGGGATACAGCAGGCCAGGAGCGCTTCGCCTCTCTAGCGCCCATGTACTACCGCAACGCCCAAGCCGCCCTTGTCGTTTACGACCTGACGAAACCTACTTCACTCATCAAGGCCAAGCACTGGGTCGCCGAGCTCCAGCGACAAGCGTCTCCCGGCATCGTTATCGCGCTCGTGGGCAACAAGTTGGATCTGACCAGCGACTCGGCCGGCTCTGCCGAGGCTTCCGGAGGTGGCGACGACAATGCGGAGGATTCGGGCGACGCACGCAAGATCTCGACGGACGAGGCCAAGGCATacgccgaggaggagggtctcTTGTTCTTTGAGACTTCGGCCAAGACCGGACATAACGTTACTGAGGTTTTCACAGCCATTGCAAACGCCATCCCCGAGACGTCGTTGAAGAGCGCGCGTGGGCCTGGTGCCTCGCATGCCGGTGTCAGCCGCACAGAAGAGCAGAGGGTCAACCTTAACGGGCCGCGGGATCTCGATGCAAAGGAAGGTTGCGCCTGTTAA
- the vad-4 gene encoding VAD-4, with protein MAAALSEEALAEVIRTLSPEDIPAKLKCAICSRLAANAFRLPCCEQTICEDCRSTLPTSCPVCEHSPLSAEDAKPHKSLRTTIRVFLKTYLKKQQDARAKESAPPTPIESTPVSTTAPQLPLPSDSAPEEHASAPEQQQQQPEEPAPAAAEQGAGDEHAGAEGQAGEEAPKVEGADSADHEADQDATENPTENAAEEEAADGTPAEAEGDAAENPQETKDGEENEENAEGDDVQPKPAGGFGFGMNGFPMNFGGGFDQMQMMMAMQNGFPMMGMPGMNMDPMSAMQQMYMNGGFSGMGMSGMNMGMGGFSGAGGNESNNNWNGQQSSWNVGQDNFNHPNASGMGNGDYGSFNSGSFQQGNFNSGNYGNGQFNDYRRGGYGFRGGRGRGRGGYGYGGGYGGRGGYNNGYGNMGGMNGPMGMGGNYGGDQNYPNQQYGAGMGGSMHNGGFPGGSVSGASQDGNNENKGEGAASADPNVDEFGRSLREDTGKKETEDGDAAAEQDAQGADGEAKPPATAETDGDAENATAAPNGDATNPDAGAEGDEAYAHNGYMNGDPEGMYPGDGPGFMGPGGFGGSMGFTNGWNGPGGFGMTMGGDGYGAMGGMMPLGPPQPPPVNPDVPANAPKGPKAMLRGLPNTSIKHLQARGWVDNENKAQTPNSFGHGGPGSSHHGSRFASPSATADRGRSRSRDRDDDYHGGRDDRDRDYYHRERSDRDRERERRDRRERSYSPGADERKEHRDRRRERRQRSASPGGADAAHGAEGTNNDGDDQQHGHSSSSRRHRRKHTSTTVADEEGGNQERSRSASPPASGVAGEESSRRSHRSSRKERDSEKRRDRSDRDKERDRERESRSDRKERKEGHSSSSRRDRDRSDRDNRDSGGRSHRDDRDRDRSDRDRDRDRDRSDRKDRKEGSGHGSSSRRDRDRGDRGDRDRDRDRSHRDERDRDRDRDRERDRDRSDRHRSSKKSSSSNNHDADAADAHLDRRSSLASNNAAAGPGPAANGSLDPHAAERAARDRERLLKETRRMASLASSFSLVGSKRSRESRGGGGDKDEERESKSRRKESGRTARGRGEVVAISMEDEEERMRRLEAEREAARYDD; from the exons ATGGCGGCCGCGCTATCAGAAGAGGCTCTCGCCGAGGTCATCAG AACTCTGAGCCCAGAAGATATCCCGGCGAAACTGAAATGCGCCATCTGCAGTAGATTGGCTGCGAATGCCTTCAGGTTGCCCTGCTGCGAACAAACCATTTGCGAAGACTGCCGGtcaacactacctacctcttgCCCCGTATGCGAACACTCGCCGCTTTCGGCCGAAGACGCCAAACCGCACAAGTCTCTACGGACCACCATTAGAGTCTTCCTCAAGACATATTTAAAAAAGCAGCAAGACGCACGCGCCAAGGAGTCAGCCCCTCCTACCCCCATTGAATCGACACCTGTGTCTACCACGGCACCACAGCTACCTTTGCCCAGCGATTCAGCGCCTGAGGAACATGCCTCCGCAccagagcagcagcagcagcagccagaaGAGCCTGCGCCGGCGGCTGCTGAGCAAGGTGCCGGAGACGAACATGCAGGAGCCGAGGGTCAAGCGGGAGAAGAAGCTCCCAAGGTAGAAGGTGCTGACTCGGCGGACCACGAAGCCGACCAAGAT GCTACCGAAAACCCTACCGAAAATGctgccgaggaagaagcagccGACGGAACGCCTGCCGAAGCGGAGGGCGACGCGGCCGAAAATCCCCAAGAGACAAAGGACGGCGAAGAGAATGAAGAAAACGCCGAGGGCGACGATGTACAGCCAAAGCCCGCTGGAGGATTTGGATTCGGGATGAACGGCTTCCCCATGAACTTTGGCGGTGGCTTCGACCAAATGCAAATGATGATGGCCATGCAGAATGGCTTTCCAATGATGG GTATGCCAGGCATGAACATGGATCCGATGAGCGCGATGCAGCAAATGTACATGAACGGGGGTTTTTCTGGCATGGGCATGAGCGGCATGAACATGGGAATGGGAGGATTTAGCGGCGCAGGCGGCAATGAATCGAATAATAACTGGAACGGGCAGCAGTCATCATGGAATGTCGGCCAAGATAATTTCAATCATCCAAATGCTTCTGGCATGGGCAATGGTGATTATGGCTCGTTTAACTCTGGCTCCTTCCAACAAGGCAACTTCAATTCAGGTAATTATGGCAACGGCCAGTTCAATGACTATCGCCGGGGTGGATACGGATTCCGTGGCGGTAGAGGACGTGGCCGGGGAGGCTACGGTTACGGTGGCGGCTATGGCGGTCGTGGTGGCTACAACAACGGCTACGGCAACATGGGCGGCATGAACGGTCCGATGGGCATGGGCGGCAACTATGGGGGAGACCAGAACTACCCGAACCAACAGTACGGGGCAGGCATGGGTGGCTCCATGCACAACGGCGGTTTCCCTGGCGGCAGCGTCAGTGGCGCTTCCCAAGATGGCAACAACGAGAACAAAGGCGAGGGTGCTGCAAGTGCTGACCCGAACGTGGACGAGTTTGGCCGCTCGTTGCGCGAAGACACTGGAAAGAAGGAGACCGAAGATGGCGACGCTGCTGCTGAACAAGATGCTCAAGGAGCTGACGGTGAAGCGAAACCTCCTGCTACTGCTGAGACTGATGGTGATGCCGAGAATGCCACCGCCGCACCCAACGGTGATGCCACAAACCCCGATGCCGGCGCTGAAGGTGATGAAGCATACGCTCACAATGGCTACATGAACGGCGACCCTGAAGGCATGTACCCCGGTGATGGCCCCGGCTTTATGGGACCTGGCGGTTTCGGCGGCAGCATGGGCTTCACCAACGGCTGGAACGGTCCGGGAGGATTTGGCATGACTATGGGAGGTGATGGTTACGGAGCCATGGGTGGCATGATGCCCCTTGGACCTCCCCAGCCCCCGCCCGTCAACCCAGATGTGCCCGCCAATGCGCCCAAGGGTCCCAAGGCCATGCTAAGAGGACTTCCCAACACCAGTATCAAACATCTCCAAGCTAGAGGCTGGGTAGATAATGAGAACAAGGCGCAAACACCAAACTCCTTTGGTCACGGCGGCCCTGGTTCGTCCCATCATGGATCGCGGTTTGCCAGTCCCTCCGCGACCGCCGACCGAGGCCGGTCTAGGTCCCGAGATAGGGATGATGACTACCACGGCGGAAGAGATGACAGGGATAGGGACTACTACCACCGTGAGCGTTCAGATAGGGACAGAGAGCGTGAGCGCCGAGATCGTCGTGAACGATCATATTCCCCCGGTGCCGATGAGCGCAAGGAACACCGTGACCGACGCAGAGAAAGACGTCAGCGCTCCGCTAGTCCCGGTGGCGCTGACGCCGCTCATGGCGCCGAAGGAACCAACAACGATGGCGACGATCAACAACATGGCCattccagcagcagcagaagacaCAGGCGGAAgcacacctccaccaccgtaGCCGACGAAGAAGGCGGCAACCAGGAACGTTCCCGGTCCGCATCCCCTCCCGCCTCCGGTGTCGCCGGCGAAGAGTCATCCCGCCGGTCCCACCGCAGCAGCCGTAAGGAGCGTGACTCGGAGAAGCGCCGCGACCGTTCAGACCGCGATAAGGAGCGCGACAGAGAGCGTGAGTCCCGTTCTGACCGCAAGGAGCGCAAGGAAggccacagcagcagcagccgtcgCGACCGTGACCGTTCCGACCGGGACAACAGAGACAGCGGAGGTCGCAGCCACCGTGACGATCGTGACCGGGATCGCAGCGACCGGGACCGAGACCGCGACCGCGACCGTTCCGACCGCAAAGACCGTAAGGAAGGAAGCGGtcacggcagcagcagccgtcgCGATCGTGACCGTGGCGATCGAGGAGACCGCGACAGAGATAGGGATCGCAGTCACAGAGATGAGCGTGATCGTGATCGCGACAGGGACAGGGAGAGAGATAGGGATCGCTCGGATAGACATCGCTCGTCCAAgaagtcttcttcttccaacaaCCACGATGCCGATGCTGCGGACGCCCACCTCGACCGACGCTCCTCCCTTGCTTCTAACAATGCCGCCGCTGGCCCAGGACCAGCAGCCAACGGCTCTCTAGACCCGCATGCCGCCGAGCGTGCTGCTCGTGATCGCGAGCGTCTGCTCAAGGAGACGAGACGGATGGCTAGTCTTGCGTCGAGCTTTAGTCTGGTGGGTAGCAAGCGAAGTCGGGAAAgccgaggcggcggcggcgacaagGACGAAGAGCGGGAGTCGAAGagcagaagaaaagaaagtggaaggacggctaggggaagaggagaagtgGTCGCCATCTCgatggaggatgaagaggagaggatgaggaggctgGAGGCGGAAAGGGAGGCGGCGAGGTATGATGATTAG